The genomic stretch CATGCCATCCGCCGCATCGTCCGCTGATTCCGGGCCGCCGCACCCGACCGCCCCGGCCCGCGCGCCCGATCTAGAACGCCGGCACCCCCTTCACGAAACGCTCCTTCTCGATGTCGCCGGCGTCAAGCGCCACGATCGCCTCCGCGGAGGCGCCGTTCCCGGAGAGCCGCACGAGTCTCCCCCGCGTGATATGGACCCGCTCGTTCGGGTAGAACTCCCCGCGCAGCGAGCTGTCGGCGATGATCAGATCGATCTCCCCCGCGGGAGCGCCGTCGAGGTACGCGTCGCCGAGACGGAGCACGAGCGGCATGTAGAGGGAATGCAGGGTGTCGACGACCGTGCCGAACGCCTCGACCGGCTCCCGCACGAGCTCGATCCCCTGCCCGCACACCGGTATCCTCCCCCGGTCCGCGTAGACGAAGAAGCAGCAGACGGGGACGCCGTCATGGGCGAGGCGGAGGGGCCAGAACTTCCCGTACTCGACGATGCGGCGTTTCGAATCGGTGTAGGTGAGTCGCCTGATCTTGCGCGCGGTCTCCGCGTTCTCCTCGGGCGTCCCGCTGAAGACGAGGTTGAGCGCCCTGTCCTCCTCCCACCCGTAGGCGAGCGGGCCGGTGACGCCGAGCCGCTCGAGCGGGACATCGAACAGGGCGGCGAGTTCGCGGATGCGCCTGCCCGTTTCAGGGTACCGTTCGATCGCCGCCTCCATCGACCGGTGGCCGCAGAACCACCCCTGCATCGTCTGCAATTCGAACGGATGGTGGTACCCGGTGATGACCGGCTTCGCGGGAGGCGGTTGCAACCCGGGGTCGATGCGATACTGCATCTGCAGCTGGACGTCGTGGGGCACGAGGAGGCGCGTTCCGTTCTCCACGCGCATGGTGAGGCGCTCGTAGCGCCTGCCGTGCACCTCGAACGTCCCCTCCGCGCATGGGTAGTCGATGATCTTCCCGTAGAAGGCCCCCGGCGGGTGCCAATACCCCTCGGCGTAGACGAAGCTGCCGGTGTTTTTGAGGAAGAAGGTGGTGTCGGGCACGAGGGGCCCGAGCTCCTCCATCGGCCGGATAAGACGGCCGATCTCCGCGGTGAACGTGTCCTTCACTTTCCTATGCTCCGCGTGCGGGATGAGGGTCGACGCAATGATAGCAGAACCGTCCGCGCCGCGCGCGAGGAAAAGCCGCAGTCCCCTCCCGGCGCCGATTCTCCGTCCAGCGCGCGCCTGCGGCGCGCGGCGAGCCCCCGCGCCCCCGCCGTTGAAACCTCCGGTCTCCGCGCCCCGGGCCGGGGCGCGGCGCGGCGCGCAGCTTGTTCCCCTGTATCGCCGAATAAAGGCGCGGTTGTTGCTCGCACGCCCCCCCCGCCGCGATCCGCGGCGTCTTTAGCGACTTTTCGCTTGACACCCCCCCGCCTTTCGGCTACCTTCCCCCCGCTTCCAGAAAAGCCGGGTTTTTTACACCGGGGTACGGCGCGCCAAGGCAGGGATGGAGGGGCATCGTGGGCACAATCTTCGTCTGGGGCGACGGCATCGAGCGGGTCAAGGACAAGCTCGTCAAGACCTACCGGATGAAGTGGAGCCGCAAGAAGAAGAAGTTCTTCCGCGAGAAACTCGACGCGCGCGCGATGAGGGCGGTCATGAGCTTCTGCCTGAAGGAGAAGATCAACTACAAGACCGACGACGGCAGGAGCTACGAGGTGCTCAGGTCGGAGGAGATCGACACCTCGCCCCGCGAGCTCAAGGATTGGGCTCCGGACGTCTCCAAGGCGACGACCGGAATCGATGAGATCGACTACGAGCAGATGTGGGACGAGCACAAGGAAGAGGAGTAGCGCGCCCCCCCCTGCCCCGCGCCCCGCGCTTCCCCGGAGGGCGACCCGTTCCTCCTCCGAGGCGTTCCCCTGCACCGCCGGCATCGACGCCGGCGCGATCGCCACGAAGGCGCTCGTCCTGAAGGGCGGCGAGATCCTCGCCTTCTCGATCCTTTCGACCGGGGCGGACGGCGTCAAAGCCGCGCGCGATGCCTTCCGCGGCGCGCTCCGCACGGCGCGCCTCGAACCGTCCGGCGTCGCGGCCGCCGCCGCCACCGGCTACGGCCGCAAGAACGTTTCGTTCGCGGCTGCGGCGCTTACCGAGATCACCTGCCACGCGCGCGGCGCCTCGTTTCTCTTCCCCGGCACCGAGACCGTCATCGACATCGGGGGCCAGGACACCAAGATCATCTCCGTGCGCGACGGCTTCGTCAGGGATTTCGTGA from Chlamydiota bacterium encodes the following:
- a CDS encoding 2-hydroxyglutaryl-CoA dehydratase; translated protein: MRSTTSRCGTSTRKRSSAPPPAPRPALPRRATRSSSEAFPCTAGIDAGAIATKALVLKGGEILAFSILSTGADGVKAARDAFRGALRTARLEPSGVAAAAATGYGRKNVSFAAAALTEITCHARGASFLFPGTETVIDIGGQDTKIISVRDGFVRDFVMNDRCAAGTGRFLEIMSQALEIPLEEMGNEGLRARRGGASGLRISNTCTVFAESEVVSLLSRRMPRRDIVLALHEAVADRIAGMAGRFPLGRRVTLTGGVAKNRGVADAIGRRLGVAVDIPPEPQIVGALGAALLARPSSTPPRRCAVQGSQP